DNA from Devosia yakushimensis:
TTGTTGACGTCGAGCAGTTCGGGCCGCAATTCGGCAATGCCGGCATCGACCGAGGCGAGATCCAGAATATTGTCGATCAGCACGCCCAGCGTCACCGAGGAGGCGCGGATATAGTCGATATAGGCGCGCTGCCGCTCGTTGAGCGAGCCGCCCTCGCTGCCCGCCAGCAGGTCGGCAAAGCCGATAATATTGGTCAAGGGGCTGCGCAATTCGTAGGAGACATTTTCGACGAACGCGTCCTTGAGCACGTCGGCGGCCACCAGCGCGTCATTGCGCTCCTTGAGCACCTTGGAATAGCTGGCGCTTTCGGTGACATCGAGGAAAGTCATCATGGTCTGCCCATCGGGCAGGCGGGTAATGGCATAGTCGAGCAGGCGCCCGTCGGAGCGGTTGAGCCGCCCGGTCTGGTCGGAGCGGGTCGGATTGAGATCGATGATGCCGCGTTTCAGATCGCGCCAGATGCTGGCGCCATCCTCGGGAATGGCGCGGCCCGAGGCCTCGGCGATCTGGTCGATATGGGGATTGAGCCCCAGCTCGTTCATCGGCAGCTTCCACAGCGCGGAGAGCCGCGGATTGGAGAGCGTCAGCCTGCCATTGGTGCCGAACACGGCGACGGCTTCACTGAGCGCATTGATGGTTTCGCGCTGCACATTGGTGAAGGCCTTGTTGGTGCTTTCCAGCTTGAGGCGCTCGGTCAGGTCCTCAAAGACATAGATCACCCCGCCATTGGCCCCGGCGGGGGCCGAAATCACCTTGATGGTGCGGCCATCGGGCAGGTGCCAGGGCTCGTTTTCATGGGGAATGGTGCGGGAATAGGATTCGAGGTGCTTGGTGCGCCAGGTCTGGTAATCGACCTGGTTGGGCAGCATGCCTTCGGTGCGGAGCTTATCTAGAATGGCCCGTTCGTCGAGCCCCACGGCGAGGAACCCGCCATTGAGATGCCAGAGATCGGCATAGGCCCGGTTGAACTGGACCAGCTCGCGCCGCGCATTGAAAATGGCGATGGGTGTGGCCAGGGCATTGATAATGCCCCCGATATGGGCCAGGGCCGGATCGATCAGCGCCGGAGCGGCAGCGGCTTCGAGCGGTCGCAGATAGCCGGCGCGGCCGCCAGCAACGGCAAATTCCACCAGCTCGAACCGGCCCTGGCCGGGCCAGTCCAGGCTCATTATGGCGGGTTTGTCGGCGGCGGCGCAGGCAGCCAGATGGGTCCTGAGCGCGGCGGTATCGAGCAATTCGGCCGGCGCCACATCGCTGCCCGGCCTGTTCAGCGCCTTGGCCAGGGCGTGATAGGCCGGATTGGCAAAGACCAGCTTGTCATTGGGCCCGCGCAGGAATGCGGGCTGGCTCAGCAGCGAGAGAATGGCGCGCACGCTATCGGTG
Protein-coding regions in this window:
- a CDS encoding sensor histidine kinase encodes the protein MTLATAVPALGQSPATATLAGAAPLAIAVGAGAFALLAMAVVRTMLADGKAARLRAAEQVSGLRALVDEYEALLSGVREVTILWTDNSAGAPKFLGQASAVVPGGREPRSILDFHSWLANADATLLAHELETLRVHGQAFSASLTAIDGRLIRANGWVLGGGVALRLRPAFLQPSAEQASAANAMMSDTDSVRAILSLLSQPAFLRGPNDKLVFANPAYHALAKALNRPGSDVAPAELLDTAALRTHLAACAAADKPAIMSLDWPGQGRFELVEFAVAGGRAGYLRPLEAAAAPALIDPALAHIGGIINALATPIAIFNARRELVQFNRAYADLWHLNGGFLAVGLDERAILDKLRTEGMLPNQVDYQTWRTKHLESYSRTIPHENEPWHLPDGRTIKVISAPAGANGGVIYVFEDLTERLKLESTNKAFTNVQRETINALSEAVAVFGTNGRLTLSNPRLSALWKLPMNELGLNPHIDQIAEASGRAIPEDGASIWRDLKRGIIDLNPTRSDQTGRLNRSDGRLLDYAITRLPDGQTMMTFLDVTESASYSKVLKERNDALVAADVLKDAFVENVSYELRSPLTNIIGFADLLAGSEGGSLNERQRAYIDYIRASSVTLGVLIDNILDLASVDAGIAELRPELLDVNNLVDKARAGLSATFPEVSGEKPINLVVDIEDHLPPFIADGTRIVQVLYNLLSNAARFSPPGGEIRLAVSHRAERMLFIIEDEGPGLTDEMKSAILTRLDTPAASGRQRGAGLGLSIVRTFVNLHGGTISAERREPRGSRIIINLPRDSAMAGVAE